One genomic region from Cyanobacterium stanieri LEGE 03274 encodes:
- the dxr gene encoding 1-deoxy-D-xylulose-5-phosphate reductoisomerase, which produces MKLISILGSTGSIGTQTLDIVRENPQQFRVIGLAAGNNLTLLAQQIKEFKPEIVAIRDENNLSSLKELLTGIDYQPILLGGSDGICEVARYGSAQSVVTGIVGCAGLLPTIAAIKAGKDIALANKETLIAGGPVVLPLIEQYGVKLFPADSEHSAIFQCLQGVPDKGLRKIILTASGGSFRDLPVEKLASVTVKDALKHPNWSMGQKITIDSATLMNKGLEVIEAHYLFGMDYDDIDIVIHPQSIIHSMVELQDTSVLAQLGWADMRLPLLYALSYPDRLYTNWESLDLVKVGSLTFREPDHQKYPCMQLAYSAGRAGGCLPAVLNAANEQAVALFLEEKIAFLDIPRLIETVCDRFSTQNKAQPSLDDIIEADQWARKEVLQSLTVLA; this is translated from the coding sequence ATGAAATTAATTTCTATATTAGGATCAACAGGATCGATCGGTACTCAAACTTTAGATATTGTAAGGGAAAATCCTCAACAATTTCGGGTAATTGGATTGGCAGCAGGTAATAATTTAACTCTCCTTGCCCAACAAATTAAGGAATTTAAGCCAGAAATTGTGGCCATTCGAGATGAAAATAATCTATCTTCCCTAAAAGAATTATTGACGGGTATAGATTATCAACCGATTCTCTTGGGAGGTAGTGATGGTATCTGTGAGGTGGCAAGATATGGAAGCGCCCAAAGTGTTGTTACTGGTATTGTCGGTTGTGCCGGATTATTACCCACCATTGCCGCCATTAAGGCAGGAAAAGATATTGCTCTTGCTAATAAGGAAACCTTGATCGCCGGGGGACCAGTGGTGTTACCTTTAATTGAACAATATGGGGTAAAGTTGTTTCCTGCGGACTCTGAACATTCTGCCATTTTTCAATGTTTACAGGGTGTGCCGGATAAAGGTTTGAGAAAAATTATCTTAACTGCTTCTGGGGGCTCATTTCGTGATTTACCCGTGGAGAAGTTGGCTTCAGTAACGGTTAAAGATGCTTTGAAACATCCTAATTGGTCCATGGGTCAAAAAATTACCATTGATTCTGCTACCCTGATGAATAAGGGGTTAGAGGTCATTGAAGCCCATTATCTTTTTGGTATGGATTATGATGATATTGATATTGTGATTCATCCTCAAAGTATTATTCATTCTATGGTTGAATTGCAAGATACTTCTGTGTTAGCTCAGTTGGGTTGGGCGGATATGCGTTTACCTTTACTTTATGCCCTTTCCTATCCCGATCGCCTTTACACTAATTGGGAGTCTTTGGATTTGGTAAAAGTCGGTAGTCTTACTTTCCGTGAACCTGATCATCAGAAATATCCTTGTATGCAACTAGCTTACTCGGCAGGTAGGGCGGGGGGTTGTTTACCTGCGGTGTTAAATGCGGCCAATGAACAGGCGGTGGCTCTTTTCCTTGAAGAAAAAATTGCTTTTCTCGATATTCCCCGTTTGATTGAGACTGTGTGCGATCGCTTCTCGACCCAAAACAAAGCCCAACCATCCTTAGATGATATAATTGAAGCCGATCAATGGGCCAGAAAAGAGGTGTTACAATCCCTCACAGTATTAGCTTAA
- a CDS encoding choice-of-anchor I family protein, whose amino-acid sequence MSINLNLLGTYNTGFFDESAAEIPAYDPDNQILFIVNAQSVTVDVIDLSAPTNPIKLGEIDVSALGGVANSVAIKDGIVAIALEANTKTDPGSVVFFDSNSDFSNPVTPLNTVTVGALPDMLTFTPDGTKILVANEGEPNDYNTDASIDPEGSISIIDISNGVLNATVTTADFNAFDAQKDSLIAQGVRIFGPNATVSQDLEPEYITVSADSTTAYVALQENNALAVVDIASSTVTNIIPLGFKDHSLAGNELDASNRDDAINIRNWPVKGMFQPDAIASYTVNGMNYIVTANEGDARDYDNFSEEARVGDLNLDPTVFPNAAVLQENSELGRLNITTTLGDADDDGDYEEIYAYGARSFSIWDESGNLVFDSGSQFENIVAQQIPAYFNSNNDDNDSFDSRSDDKGPEPEGVVIGEIDGTPYAFIGLERVGGIMVYDISDPTDAQFVQYINNRDFTVDAQLEDGSSNPAAGDLGPEGLVFISADDSPNGVPLLVVSNEVSGSTSVYEIEPKTFTLQILHASDQEAGIPALQDAIGFSAVMNALDAGYENTLKLTSGDLFIAGPFFNASLDIYGQLGIADILVQNALGWDAAAVGNHEFDAGPGAFYNAIDSNPFIQGVGIDPETGYEGALFPYLATNLDYSTDSSDLKDLVVESGEAPQPNSLTESVVIDVNGEEVGIIGAVVPYLPQIANIGGITMLTDPTSRDIEVNAQLLADNIQPFVDELVNQGINKIVLMTHSQQFEIEQALATKLTDVDIIMGGGSNRVMANDDDILRQDETQVAPELLQPYPQVFQDAEGNDVYLVNTGGNYRYLGQLIIDFDSEGQIIEIGDDSGTFATDIAGVDRLYEEDITTFEQVRNVANQDLVAVVDNVGDFINSQDGTIFGNTEVYLNGLRTSVRAEETNLGNLTADANLWYAEQYGFDIDISVKNGGGIRDQIGVSFIEGGTNELVQLPPQANPAVGKEEGDVSRLDIANSLRFDNKLSVADISAQGIKDLAEHFVAQWVEGSTSGQFGQIGGFSFSFDPDNTAIQFTRDDNGDATGVAVAGERIRNLVLDREDGTQEAIVVNGDLVVDPNSTYKMAILDFLATGGDGYPAFYFENVVTLDSLTVDNLPSNSDLPIGGEQDALAEYLAEFHPDADRAFNQADTPIEEDTRIQNLNFREDSLINSSGSGGGGGGNNNQGGNNVDDNVSFTIQEVGNGEGIIVNLSQNPQNVFVRVEDNILNRTDASFHNIIGLYQVQNVNGSIFDTFDSNNNGSTNDLLNPGDEGYAFTAISNAVNNFNLELGANGDPNKNTNADDFGDALLQGGRIYAPFIITNGGNLIPDGGNIGDAINAFLELNPSNVAATLENFDTEIVAYFSYLGANPDNSAHIRSLGNNIFGFEDLPGNLGVSDSDFNDAVVRFTPVV is encoded by the coding sequence ATGAGTATAAATCTTAATCTACTGGGTACTTACAACACTGGTTTTTTTGATGAGAGTGCGGCAGAAATTCCCGCCTATGATCCAGATAATCAGATTCTTTTCATTGTTAATGCTCAATCGGTTACCGTTGATGTTATTGATCTTAGTGCTCCTACTAACCCCATAAAATTGGGGGAAATAGATGTTTCTGCCTTGGGTGGTGTGGCCAATAGTGTAGCGATTAAAGATGGTATAGTTGCGATCGCCCTTGAAGCAAACACAAAAACCGATCCTGGTAGTGTTGTCTTTTTTGATAGCAACAGTGATTTTTCTAACCCTGTAACCCCTCTCAATACCGTTACAGTGGGAGCATTACCCGATATGCTTACCTTTACCCCCGATGGAACTAAAATATTAGTGGCCAATGAGGGAGAACCCAACGACTACAATACAGACGCATCCATCGATCCAGAAGGTTCAATCAGTATCATTGACATCAGTAATGGGGTACTTAATGCCACCGTTACCACCGCTGATTTTAATGCTTTTGATGCTCAAAAAGATAGTTTAATCGCTCAGGGAGTGAGAATTTTTGGGCCTAATGCCACGGTTTCTCAAGATTTAGAACCCGAATATATTACCGTTTCTGCCGATTCTACCACCGCTTATGTGGCATTACAGGAAAACAACGCTTTGGCGGTGGTGGACATTGCTTCTAGTACCGTCACCAATATAATTCCCCTCGGATTCAAGGATCATAGTTTAGCTGGTAATGAGCTAGATGCGAGTAACCGTGATGATGCTATCAATATTCGTAACTGGCCAGTGAAAGGAATGTTTCAGCCCGATGCGATCGCCTCTTACACCGTTAACGGCATGAACTACATTGTCACCGCCAACGAAGGGGATGCCCGAGATTACGACAACTTCAGTGAAGAAGCAAGGGTAGGAGATTTAAACCTTGATCCCACCGTCTTTCCTAATGCTGCTGTGTTACAAGAAAATAGTGAATTAGGACGTTTAAATATTACCACCACCCTAGGGGATGCTGACGATGATGGAGATTATGAAGAAATATATGCTTACGGTGCGCGTTCTTTTTCCATCTGGGATGAATCTGGTAACCTAGTATTTGATAGCGGTAGCCAATTTGAAAATATCGTAGCCCAACAAATCCCCGCATACTTCAACAGTAACAACGATGATAACGATTCCTTTGACTCTCGTTCCGACGACAAAGGGCCAGAGCCTGAAGGGGTAGTAATCGGTGAAATCGATGGCACTCCCTATGCCTTCATTGGCTTAGAAAGGGTAGGGGGTATTATGGTATATGATATTAGTGATCCCACTGATGCTCAGTTTGTTCAATATATCAACAACCGTGATTTTACTGTGGATGCTCAATTGGAAGATGGTTCTTCTAATCCTGCAGCAGGGGATTTAGGACCAGAAGGTTTAGTTTTTATCAGTGCTGATGATAGCCCCAATGGTGTTCCTTTATTGGTGGTTTCTAACGAAGTGAGTGGCTCCACTAGCGTTTATGAAATAGAACCAAAAACCTTTACTTTACAAATCCTCCATGCTTCGGATCAAGAAGCTGGTATTCCAGCCTTACAAGATGCCATCGGTTTTTCAGCCGTAATGAATGCATTAGATGCAGGTTATGAGAATACCCTGAAACTCACTTCTGGTGACTTATTTATCGCTGGCCCCTTCTTTAATGCTAGTCTTGATATTTATGGGCAGTTAGGTATTGCAGACATCTTAGTTCAAAATGCCTTAGGTTGGGATGCCGCCGCCGTCGGTAATCACGAATTTGACGCCGGACCTGGTGCTTTCTATAATGCGATCGATAGTAACCCTTTTATTCAAGGAGTCGGTATTGATCCTGAAACGGGTTATGAGGGAGCATTGTTCCCCTACTTAGCTACTAACCTAGACTATTCCACCGATAGCTCTGATTTGAAAGATTTAGTAGTAGAATCTGGTGAGGCACCTCAACCCAATAGCCTAACTGAAAGTGTGGTAATTGATGTTAATGGTGAAGAAGTGGGGATTATTGGGGCGGTTGTGCCTTATCTTCCTCAAATTGCCAATATCGGTGGCATCACCATGTTAACTGACCCCACCAGTCGAGATATTGAAGTTAATGCTCAACTTTTAGCTGACAATATTCAACCCTTTGTGGATGAATTAGTAAATCAAGGCATCAATAAAATAGTCTTGATGACTCACTCACAACAGTTTGAGATTGAACAGGCTTTGGCAACTAAACTCACCGACGTTGATATTATCATGGGCGGTGGTTCTAATCGTGTCATGGCCAATGATGACGATATTTTGCGTCAAGATGAAACTCAAGTAGCTCCCGAATTATTACAACCTTATCCCCAAGTATTCCAAGATGCTGAAGGTAATGACGTTTACTTAGTCAATACAGGGGGGAATTATCGTTATTTAGGACAATTAATCATCGATTTTGATTCTGAAGGTCAAATTATCGAAATTGGCGATGATAGCGGTACTTTCGCTACGGATATTGCGGGGGTTGATCGTCTCTACGAAGAAGATATTACTACTTTTGAGCAAGTAAGAAATGTTGCCAATCAAGACTTAGTAGCTGTTGTGGATAACGTAGGTGACTTCATTAATTCCCAAGATGGTACAATATTCGGCAATACAGAAGTTTATCTTAACGGATTGCGTACCAGTGTCAGAGCAGAAGAAACCAACCTCGGTAACTTAACCGCCGATGCTAACCTTTGGTATGCCGAACAATATGGCTTTGACATCGATATTTCCGTGAAAAATGGTGGCGGTATCCGAGATCAAATTGGGGTATCCTTTATTGAAGGTGGTACAAACGAGTTAGTACAATTGCCTCCCCAAGCTAATCCTGCCGTGGGTAAAGAAGAAGGAGATGTTTCCCGCTTAGATATTGCCAACTCCCTCCGTTTTGATAATAAACTCTCCGTTGCTGATATTTCAGCCCAAGGAATCAAAGATTTAGCAGAGCATTTTGTGGCACAATGGGTAGAAGGTTCAACCTCTGGACAATTTGGACAAATTGGCGGTTTTAGTTTTAGTTTTGACCCTGATAATACAGCAATCCAATTTACCCGTGATGATAACGGGGATGCCACTGGGGTCGCCGTAGCAGGGGAAAGAATCAGAAACCTTGTCTTAGATCGTGAAGATGGTACTCAAGAGGCGATCGTTGTTAATGGTGATTTAGTAGTTGATCCTAATAGTACCTATAAAATGGCAATTTTGGATTTCTTAGCCACTGGAGGTGACGGCTATCCCGCTTTCTATTTTGAAAATGTTGTCACCCTAGACAGTTTAACGGTTGATAATTTACCCAGTAATTCTGACCTACCCATTGGCGGAGAGCAAGATGCTTTGGCGGAATATTTAGCAGAATTTCATCCCGATGCAGATCGAGCCTTTAATCAAGCGGACACTCCCATTGAAGAAGATACCCGCATCCAAAACCTCAATTTCCGTGAAGATTCTTTAATCAATAGCTCTGGCTCTGGCGGAGGCGGAGGGGGTAATAACAACCAAGGAGGCAATAATGTCGATGATAACGTTAGTTTCACCATCCAAGAAGTGGGTAACGGAGAAGGTATCATCGTTAATTTATCTCAAAATCCCCAAAACGTATTCGTCAGGGTAGAAGATAACATCTTAAATCGTACGGATGCTAGTTTCCATAACATTATCGGCTTATATCAAGTACAAAATGTCAATGGGTCAATTTTCGATACCTTCGATTCTAACAATAATGGCTCTACCAACGACTTATTAAACCCAGGTGACGAAGGTTATGCTTTTACTGCCATTTCCAATGCGGTTAATAACTTTAACCTTGAATTAGGGGCAAATGGAGATCCCAATAAAAATACCAATGCCGATGACTTTGGTGATGCTTTATTACAAGGGGGAAGAATTTACGCTCCTTTCATCATTACCAATGGGGGTAATTTAATTCCCGATGGCGGTAACATAGGAGATGCTATCAATGCTTTCCTTGAGCTGAATCCCTCTAATGTGGCGGCAACCTTAGAAAACTTTGACACTGAAATTGTGGCTTATTTTAGCTACCTCGGTGCTAATCCTGATAATTCTGCGCATATTCGTAGTTTGGGTAATAATATTTTCGGCTTTGAAGATTTACCAGGTAATTTGGGAGTTAGTGACTCCGACTTTAATGATGCGGTGGTTAGATTTACCCCTGTAGTTTAG
- the hisG gene encoding ATP phosphoribosyltransferase codes for MLTIALPKGALLKDSIELCQKAGLDFSLFLSSSNRQLQIEDPTGVAKALLVRAQDVPVYVEYGQAHLGIAGFDVLKEKKANIAHLADLGFGYCRMSVAVPKDSPYRKSIDLPAHGIVASKFVNCAKEHFRALDLPVEIVPLYGSVELGPITGMSEAIVDLVSTGKTLRENGLIEIDVLFESSAYLVANPLLYRLNRDNIADFVEQMTVNNGQLTMGN; via the coding sequence ATGTTAACGATCGCACTTCCTAAAGGCGCATTATTAAAAGACAGTATCGAACTATGCCAAAAAGCAGGGCTAGATTTTAGCTTATTTTTATCATCTAGTAACCGTCAACTACAAATAGAAGATCCCACGGGGGTAGCCAAAGCCTTATTGGTAAGGGCCCAAGATGTTCCGGTATATGTAGAATATGGTCAAGCCCATCTTGGTATTGCCGGTTTTGATGTCCTCAAGGAAAAGAAAGCCAATATCGCACACCTAGCGGATTTGGGATTTGGTTATTGTCGTATGTCTGTGGCAGTGCCAAAGGATAGCCCCTACCGTAAATCCATTGATTTACCTGCCCATGGTATCGTGGCTTCAAAATTTGTTAACTGTGCCAAGGAACATTTTCGGGCTTTAGATTTACCTGTGGAGATTGTACCCCTCTACGGCTCGGTAGAATTGGGCCCGATTACGGGGATGTCAGAGGCGATCGTGGATTTGGTTTCTACGGGCAAAACCCTACGGGAAAATGGTTTGATTGAAATAGATGTTCTCTTTGAAAGTAGCGCCTATCTGGTGGCGAATCCCCTTCTCTATCGTCTTAACCGTGATAATATTGCTGATTTTGTGGAACAAATGACGGTTAACAATGGACAATTGACAATGGGCAATTGA
- a CDS encoding glycoside hydrolase family 3 protein, whose amino-acid sequence MKNLSLQEKIGQLIVVRTTGYLFDHQIRYPAWEANNQQLQTWLWEYNIGGVILLGGSCAEIAQRTKQLNDWAKTPLLVAADIEEGVGQRFTGASWFPPPMALAQIARDDMELAKKYAQQMGQITAHEALSMGVNWILAPVVDVNNNPDNPVINVRAFGDNPEVVRELSSAFIRGTQCYPILNGAKHFPGHGDTSTDSHLDLPIINHSPARLEEIELVPFQGAIALGIDAIMTAHLLVKAYDNQNPATLSHAILTQQLRENMGFDGLIVTDALIMGGVAKYAPPEKIAVKALQAGADILLMPENPLIAIQSIMEAVERGEITESRIDESLQRIERAKGKLSHIPPDVSFSEISNSTSQGVVKEILIQSNQTKVLKSVKKVDQGINIVVVDDLLNCDFLDRQTPAITIPATFGYHCQVFDQRNLHIWENQPINQPFILQVFIRGNPFRGSAGLSAIALKTYTKLLQDPQIQGVMVYGSPYIKEWFTQQLKQNLPWAFSYGQMAIAQQLLCEQIFQISTNLDINKGNFL is encoded by the coding sequence ATGAAAAATTTATCTCTCCAGGAAAAAATAGGACAGTTAATAGTCGTACGCACCACGGGCTATTTATTTGATCATCAAATTCGTTATCCTGCATGGGAAGCCAATAACCAACAATTGCAGACATGGTTATGGGAATATAACATTGGTGGAGTAATTCTTTTGGGGGGAAGTTGTGCGGAAATTGCCCAACGCACTAAACAGTTAAATGATTGGGCAAAGACTCCTTTGTTGGTGGCGGCGGATATTGAAGAAGGGGTGGGGCAAAGGTTTACGGGGGCTTCTTGGTTTCCTCCTCCCATGGCGTTAGCCCAAATTGCAAGGGATGATATGGAGTTAGCCAAAAAGTATGCGCAACAGATGGGGCAAATTACTGCCCATGAGGCTTTGAGTATGGGGGTTAATTGGATTCTTGCCCCTGTGGTGGATGTGAATAATAATCCTGATAATCCTGTGATTAATGTTCGGGCTTTTGGGGATAATCCTGAGGTGGTGAGGGAGTTAAGTTCGGCTTTTATTCGGGGTACTCAATGTTATCCTATTTTGAATGGGGCGAAGCATTTTCCAGGCCATGGAGATACTTCTACGGATTCTCATTTGGATTTACCGATAATTAACCATTCCCCCGCAAGGTTAGAGGAGATAGAGTTAGTACCGTTTCAAGGGGCGATCGCCCTCGGGATTGATGCTATTATGACGGCACATTTGTTAGTTAAGGCCTATGATAATCAAAATCCTGCTACCCTTTCCCACGCCATTCTTACTCAACAATTGAGGGAAAATATGGGCTTTGATGGTTTAATTGTTACCGATGCCCTCATCATGGGAGGGGTGGCGAAATATGCACCCCCTGAAAAAATAGCCGTCAAAGCGCTACAGGCAGGAGCAGATATTTTATTAATGCCTGAAAATCCCCTAATTGCCATCCAATCAATTATGGAGGCGGTGGAAAGGGGGGAAATTACTGAAAGTCGCATTGATGAGAGTTTACAACGGATAGAAAGGGCGAAGGGGAAATTATCTCATATTCCTCCCGATGTTTCTTTTTCAGAAATTAGTAATAGCACATCTCAAGGGGTGGTCAAGGAAATTTTAATCCAAAGTAATCAAACAAAGGTATTAAAGAGTGTCAAAAAGGTTGATCAGGGCATAAATATAGTGGTAGTGGATGACCTTTTAAACTGTGATTTTTTAGATCGCCAAACTCCCGCCATTACGATTCCTGCCACTTTTGGTTATCATTGCCAAGTATTTGATCAGCGTAACCTTCATATCTGGGAAAATCAACCCATCAATCAACCTTTTATCCTCCAAGTATTTATCCGTGGTAATCCTTTTCGTGGTAGTGCCGGATTAAGTGCGATCGCCCTTAAAACCTATACCAAACTACTTCAAGATCCCCAAATCCAAGGGGTAATGGTATATGGAAGCCCATACATCAAAGAGTGGTTTACTCAACAATTAAAACAAAACCTTCCTTGGGCTTTTTCCTATGGTCAAATGGCGATCGCCCAACAGCTTTTATGTGAACAAATATTTCAAATATCAACAAACCTTGACATCAATAAAGGCAACTTTTTGTAA
- a CDS encoding DUF4327 family protein, with product MKTLEKTATKYSIDMIKDEVRQLVEKGTVSRHQPIYILCQYIPAREWVCVECELEKCDYLLRDQIGDLIASEQWEND from the coding sequence ATGAAAACCCTAGAAAAAACTGCAACCAAATATTCCATCGATATGATCAAAGATGAAGTAAGACAGTTAGTAGAAAAAGGAACTGTCAGTCGTCATCAACCCATTTATATCCTTTGTCAGTATATTCCCGCCAGAGAGTGGGTATGTGTAGAATGTGAACTCGAAAAATGCGACTATTTATTAAGAGATCAAATCGGTGATTTGATTGCCTCTGAACAATGGGAAAATGACTAA